ATATTTTTTGGCGCCGTGCGATCTGCAACCCGTGAAGGCCTGCGGTGTGACATTCGCGACGAGCCTTCTCGAGCGCGTCATCGAAGAGCATGCTCGCGGCAATCCCGCCGAGGCGGAGGAGGTCCGGCGCAACTTGCGAAGCGAGATCGGCGCCGATCTCAGTCGCGTCGAGCCCGGCTCGCGCGAAGCGATCGAGCTCAAACGGATTCTGCTAGAGCGAGGCCTATGGTCGCAATATCTCGAGGTCGGCATTGGACCCGATGCGGAGGTATTCACGAAAGCGCCACCGCTTGCATCGGTTGGGACGGGTGCCGAGATCGGCATTCTCGCCCGCTCGAGCTGGAACAATCCGGAGCCGGAGGTTGTCGCCGTGGTGAACCCGCGCGGCGAAATCGTCGGCGCCACCCTGGGAAACGACGTGAACTTGCGCGACTTCGAAGGTCGAAGCGCCCTTCTTCTTGGCCGCTCGAAGGAAAACAATGCCTCGAGCGCCATAGGACCTTTTGTAAGGCTCTTCGATGAGGGATTCTCGATCGACGACGTGCGCAGGATGGAGGTTGCCCTAACCGTCGAGGGCGACGACCAATTCGCGCTGCGCGGGAAGAGTTCGATGGGCGAGATCAGCCGCGACCCGACCGACCTCGTCCGCCAGACCCTCGCTGACAATCACGACTACCCGGACGGCCTTCTCCTCTACCTCGGCACGATGTTCGCGCCGACCAAGGACCGCGACAACCCGGGCGAGGGTTTCACCCACAAGCTTGGCGACATTGTGACCATTTCGACGCCAAAACTCGGCGCTCTCGTCAATCGCGTCAATCATTGCGACAAGATCGCCCCGCATCGCTTCGGCGTCGCTGCATTGATGCGGAACCTTGCAGCGCGAGGGCTGTTGCAGAGTTAGCGTCGGAAAGGTGAATTT
The Alphaproteobacteria bacterium DNA segment above includes these coding regions:
- a CDS encoding fumarylacetoacetate hydrolase family protein, yielding MRLTLDKTTSLPADAAQATLVGRIWLPGKIPGPAPVFIHGDDVIDISHTFPTLSELMAAAAPAHSAREASRAGRLVGKIGTSLANSAADTLDPGKPYFLAPCDLQPVKACGVTFATSLLERVIEEHARGNPAEAEEVRRNLRSEIGADLSRVEPGSREAIELKRILLERGLWSQYLEVGIGPDAEVFTKAPPLASVGTGAEIGILARSSWNNPEPEVVAVVNPRGEIVGATLGNDVNLRDFEGRSALLLGRSKENNASSAIGPFVRLFDEGFSIDDVRRMEVALTVEGDDQFALRGKSSMGEISRDPTDLVRQTLADNHDYPDGLLLYLGTMFAPTKDRDNPGEGFTHKLGDIVTISTPKLGALVNRVNHCDKIAPHRFGVAALMRNLAARGLLQS